A single Arthrobacter sp. ERGS1:01 DNA region contains:
- a CDS encoding phosphotransferase family protein has translation MTTARDVAQTSAEAQGMPLPPLLVVDRVAEFLDASGIGAGPLHVSRIGAGQSNVTFRIKRHGADVVLRRGPRPPLPPSTHDMVREAHIQAVLATLGVPVPRILAVCADPHVLGVPFYVMHHLDGEVLTDAIPAHLDTPAQRRAVSEAVVDTLVRLHSVDTSHGEIAAIGRPDGYLERQLRRFAGLWEMVATRELPAVARLAAWLAANRPDTQRTALIHGDFRAGNLMFKASGPAHVQAVLDWEMATLGDPLADLGYLTATWTEAGTPASFMDLTPVTALPGFLTRAELTARYNERVGLDLSALPWYQALALWKAAIFSEAIYGRWQKGERGGDARFGEVLESGVPQLLDVAAAHAARL, from the coding sequence GTGACCACCGCCCGCGACGTTGCGCAGACCTCCGCCGAGGCCCAAGGCATGCCCCTCCCGCCCCTGCTGGTGGTGGACCGGGTGGCGGAATTCCTGGACGCCTCCGGCATCGGCGCCGGCCCGCTGCACGTGTCCCGCATTGGTGCGGGGCAGTCCAACGTGACGTTTCGGATCAAACGCCACGGCGCCGACGTCGTGCTTCGCCGGGGGCCGCGGCCGCCCCTGCCGCCTTCCACGCATGACATGGTGCGGGAGGCGCACATCCAGGCGGTGCTGGCGACCTTGGGCGTCCCCGTGCCGCGCATCCTGGCCGTCTGTGCCGATCCCCATGTACTGGGCGTGCCGTTCTATGTCATGCACCATCTCGACGGCGAGGTGCTGACGGACGCCATCCCGGCCCATCTGGACACCCCAGCGCAGCGCCGGGCCGTCAGCGAGGCGGTGGTCGACACGCTGGTGCGGCTGCACTCGGTGGACACGAGCCACGGCGAGATCGCCGCGATCGGCCGCCCCGACGGCTACCTGGAACGCCAGCTCCGTCGCTTTGCGGGGCTGTGGGAAATGGTGGCCACCCGGGAGCTGCCGGCCGTGGCGCGGCTCGCCGCGTGGCTGGCGGCAAACCGGCCGGACACGCAACGGACCGCGTTGATCCACGGCGACTTCCGGGCAGGGAACCTCATGTTCAAGGCGTCCGGCCCGGCGCACGTCCAGGCGGTCCTGGACTGGGAGATGGCAACGCTGGGGGACCCGCTGGCCGATCTCGGCTACCTGACCGCCACCTGGACGGAGGCCGGCACGCCCGCAAGCTTCATGGACCTGACACCGGTCACGGCGCTGCCGGGATTCCTGACGCGGGCAGAATTGACGGCTCGCTACAACGAACGCGTCGGCCTCGATTTGTCGGCGCTGCCCTGGTACCAGGCGCTGGCGTTGTGGAAGGCGGCGATCTTCAGCGAGGCGATCTACGGCCGCTGGCAAAAGGGCGAACGCGGCGGTGATGCCCGCTTTGGCGAGGTCCTTGAAAGCGGCGTGCCGCAACTCTTGGACG